In Quercus lobata isolate SW786 chromosome 12, ValleyOak3.0 Primary Assembly, whole genome shotgun sequence, a genomic segment contains:
- the LOC115971975 gene encoding endo-1,3;1,4-beta-D-glucanase-like: MAKIAQVSVLKLAFFVTLSSFVSLSLAQKTLSRHCLENPPTPNSTYGAGLVKDIGGLKAYVSGHTRSRLAILLVSDVYGYQAPHLRDIADKVARAGFYAVVPDFFFGDPYVVNSSRTIPEWLKIHGTDKGFEDAKTVIAALRKEGMHAVGAAGFCWGGKVIVQIANTDFTKATVLLHPSWVTLDDIKAVKVPMSILAAELDNGTPPELLKQFEEALTANKVNNFIKIFPKVKHGWTVRYNETDIPTVKAANEAHKDLLDWLSKYLRKY, translated from the exons ATGGCTAAGATAGCTCAAGTTTCTGTGCTCAAGCTAGCTTTTTTTGTCACTCTTTCTAGTTTTGTATCTCTTTCTCTAGCTCAAAAAACACTAAGCCGTCACTGCTTGGAGAACCCACCAACTCCTAACTCAACCTATGGAGCTGGGTTGGTGAAAGACATTGGAGGCCTCAAAGCCTATGTTAGTGGCCATACTCGTTCCAGGCTGGCAATCCTGCTTGTTTCTGACGTTTATG gatACCAAGCACCACATTTAAG GGATATCGCTGATAAGGTTGCTCGAGCTGGATTCTATGCTGTGGTTCCTGACTTCTTTTTTGGTGATCCCTACGTAGTGAACTCTTCCAGGACAATACCAGAGTGGTTAAAAATTCATGGAACA GACAAAGGATTTGAAGATGCTAAAACAGTAATTGCAGCTTTGAGAAAAGAAGGCATGCATGCAGTTGGGGCAGCAGGGTTTTGCTGGGGAG GCAAGGTGATTGTGCAGATAGCAAACACTGACTTCACTAAAGCTACAGTGTTGTTACACCCTTCATGGGTCACTCTGGATGATATTAAGG CTGTCAAGGTTCCAATGTCCATATTGGCTGCTGAGTTAGACAATGGCACTCCACCTGAACTCCTCAAACAGTTTGAGGAGGCTCTAACAGCAAATAAG GTTAACAACTTCATCAAGATATTTCCTAAGGTTAAGCATGGATGGACAGTCAGGTACAATGAGACTGATATACCAACTGTGAAGGCTGCCAATGAAGCCCATAAAGACTTGTTGGATTGGTTGAGCAAGTATCTCAGGAAATATTGA
- the LOC115970408 gene encoding uncharacterized protein LOC115970408 has translation MREGETLITYSNRYWEMFNEIDSGFDDLAIRTFKVSLPVEHGLRKSLIGKPANSVCQLMDRIDKYKRVEEDQQQGKGKAKVIPQERRDFRSDQYNNNGPRRDFAGQSGSATAQMVNTEFQELVHQVLEKIKNKSFFKWPNKMGGDPMKRNQSLHFQYL, from the coding sequence ATGCGAGAAGGAGAGACCCTGATAACGTACTCAAAcagatactgggagatgttcaatgagatagatAGTGGTTTTGATGATTTGGCCATAAGAACTTTCAAGGTCAGCCTACCTGTCGAGCATGGTTTAAGGAAGTCTTTGATTGGAAAACCTGCTAACAGTGTGTGCCAACTTATGGACCGAATTGATAAGTATAAGCGGGTCGAGGAAGATCAACAACAGGGGAAAGGGAAGGCAAAGGTTATCCCTCAAGaaaggagggatttcaggtcagaTCAATACAACAATAACGGGCCCCGGCGAGACTTTGCTGGGCAATCAGGGTCTGCCACTGCTCAAATGGTTAACACGGAATTCCAGGAGCTAGTACACCAAGTcttggagaaaatcaagaacaaGTCATTCTTTAagtggccaaataagatgggagGTGACCCCATGAAGCGCAATCAAAGCCTTCATTTCCAGTACCTCTAG